The Sphingomonas alpina genome has a segment encoding these proteins:
- a CDS encoding cob(I)yrinic acid a,c-diamide adenosyltransferase, giving the protein MVKLNKIYTRTGDNGTTGLVDGSRVAKTDPRMSAIGDVDEANSAIGVAIAALGTGDTAAALTRIQNDLFDLGADLATPGEDFAPSDMTLRIVATQVARLENEIDAMNSGMPSLTSFILPGGTAAAAAIHVARATVRRAERTAVAAAQAVPLNPLTLSYLNRLSDYLFVAARFVNQNAGGDVLWVPGASR; this is encoded by the coding sequence GTGGTCAAGCTCAACAAAATCTATACGCGCACTGGCGACAACGGGACGACCGGTCTGGTCGACGGGTCGCGCGTCGCCAAGACCGATCCGCGCATGTCCGCGATCGGCGATGTCGATGAGGCGAACAGTGCGATCGGGGTAGCGATCGCCGCACTTGGGACTGGCGATACTGCCGCCGCGCTGACCCGGATTCAGAACGACCTGTTCGATCTCGGCGCCGATCTCGCCACGCCGGGCGAGGATTTCGCGCCGTCCGACATGACTCTGCGCATCGTCGCGACCCAGGTTGCCCGACTCGAGAATGAAATCGACGCAATGAACAGCGGCATGCCGTCGCTGACCAGCTTCATCTTGCCGGGCGGAACTGCGGCGGCCGCTGCGATCCATGTCGCGCGCGCCACCGTGCGCCGGGCCGAGCGGACGGCGGTTGCCGCCGCGCAAGCGGTGCCGCTCAACCCCTTAACGCTCTCATATCTCAACCGTTTGTCGGATTATCTGTTCGTTGCCGCGCGCTTTGTGAACCAAAATGCCGGTGGCGACGTTCTGTGGGTTCCCGGCGCTTCTCGGTAA
- a CDS encoding twin transmembrane helix small protein has translation MSTFLAILLIAAMIAVVVVFIRGLVIFMMNASAEAKGGTSGPSAAALKSNKMMQYRIFFQAVAIVIVVLILMLAGRG, from the coding sequence ATGAGCACTTTCCTCGCAATCCTCCTCATCGCCGCGATGATCGCGGTGGTGGTCGTCTTTATCCGCGGCCTGGTCATCTTCATGATGAACGCCAGTGCAGAGGCGAAGGGCGGCACGAGCGGGCCGAGCGCGGCAGCGCTGAAGTCGAACAAGATGATGCAGTACCGCATCTTCTTCCAGGCGGTGGCGATTGTCATCGTCGTGCTGATCCTGATGCTCGCGGGGCGCGGCTGA
- a CDS encoding surface-adhesin E family protein: MRRCRPACLIVLPIFAAIAAPATAAPWWYVGHGTDRVVFVDARSIQRDGKNVTYWAKTLIRQPGDPVAMTLNFMQADCAARKLGWSGLQRYGRDEAVIDASTRRAKLEDVPADTLENVELGFVCMGAKDREASGFFPLAIDDSSFTDALLGQADQSQSPRELHDRMAADPAVTVIRSTAADPSTFGQVQTVKLGQPLVPPRDYSKGAVIPDPADYPSIEVGRIYDIAFGGIRNGEIRFDVRGYSIDDLVHPGSGQVETADLRQKTAHIRDLVITIKQVLPDRISYSVAIEKAAPATPDCPVGNCSETEVTTEAVTAEAADTPR; encoded by the coding sequence ATGCGCCGTTGCCGACCTGCCTGCCTGATCGTGTTGCCGATCTTCGCCGCGATCGCCGCGCCGGCGACCGCCGCGCCATGGTGGTATGTCGGGCATGGCACCGATCGCGTCGTGTTCGTCGATGCCCGCTCGATCCAGCGGGATGGGAAGAATGTCACCTATTGGGCGAAGACCCTGATCCGCCAACCGGGCGACCCGGTGGCGATGACGCTCAATTTCATGCAGGCCGATTGCGCCGCGCGGAAGCTCGGTTGGTCCGGCCTGCAGCGCTATGGCCGTGACGAGGCAGTGATCGACGCCTCGACGCGCAGGGCAAAGCTGGAGGATGTGCCGGCGGACACGTTGGAAAATGTCGAGCTGGGCTTTGTCTGCATGGGCGCAAAAGACCGTGAGGCGAGCGGCTTTTTCCCGCTCGCCATCGATGATTCGAGCTTCACCGACGCACTGCTGGGCCAGGCCGACCAAAGCCAGTCGCCACGGGAGCTGCACGACCGGATGGCGGCTGATCCTGCTGTGACGGTGATCCGTTCCACCGCAGCGGATCCGTCGACCTTCGGCCAAGTCCAGACCGTGAAGCTCGGCCAGCCACTGGTGCCGCCGCGCGATTATTCCAAGGGCGCTGTGATTCCCGACCCGGCCGATTATCCATCGATCGAAGTCGGCAGAATCTACGATATCGCCTTTGGCGGTATCAGGAACGGCGAGATCCGGTTCGACGTGCGTGGCTATTCGATCGACGATCTGGTCCATCCCGGTTCGGGGCAAGTCGAAACCGCCGATCTCAGGCAGAAAACGGCCCATATTCGGGACCTTGTCATCACCATCAAGCAAGTGTTGCCCGATCGGATCAGCTATAGCGTGGCGATTGAAAAAGCGGCACCGGCGACACCCGATTGCCCGGTCGGCAATTGCAGCGAAACAGAAGTCACGACCGAAGCCGTCACAGCCGAAGCCGCAGACACGCCGCGGTGA
- a CDS encoding putative quinol monooxygenase, which yields MNRYALFLQHRTKPGMRAEVQKIWQKHMQPAIDANAAHEIYVYSFGGDPDRICAFQVYSNAEEASAFLMTRAYLDYEREAAPLLEGPPQVEVLQPQWIKGDRS from the coding sequence ATGAACAGATACGCACTCTTCCTTCAGCACCGCACCAAACCCGGCATGCGCGCGGAAGTTCAGAAGATCTGGCAGAAACATATGCAGCCGGCGATCGACGCGAACGCGGCCCATGAAATCTATGTCTATTCGTTCGGCGGCGATCCCGACCGGATCTGCGCCTTCCAGGTTTATAGCAATGCCGAGGAAGCGAGCGCCTTCCTGATGACCCGGGCTTATCTCGATTATGAACGGGAAGCAGCCCCCCTGCTCGAAGGGCCGCCGCAAGTGGAAGTGCTGCAGCCACAGTGGATCAAGGGCGACCGGAGCTAA
- the gluQRS gene encoding tRNA glutamyl-Q(34) synthetase GluQRS produces the protein MPVVMVTRFAPSPTGALHLGHAFSAIQAHDRARREGGTFLLRIEDIDGTRSRPEHVQGIFDDLARLGLTWDGPVIFQSARLAAYELALSQLRERGLLYPCFCTRADIAASSTAPHGPAGTVYPGTCRLLDPAIRQARLATEPHAWRIDMVRAVAAIGGVEGLVWRDELAGVVPADPLAHGDVVLGRKDAPASYHLAVTVDDAAQGVTHIVRGVDLFEATHVHRVLQALLDLPVPVYRHHALLTDAAGNRLAKRHGAPSLASLYAAGQDGSVLAAMLRRGQAPPGFALPPA, from the coding sequence ATGCCAGTGGTGATGGTCACGCGTTTCGCGCCGAGCCCGACCGGAGCGTTGCATCTGGGTCACGCTTTCTCCGCGATCCAGGCGCATGACCGTGCGCGGCGGGAGGGCGGCACCTTTTTGCTCAGGATCGAGGATATCGACGGCACCCGCTCGCGGCCCGAGCATGTGCAGGGTATTTTCGACGATCTCGCCAGGCTTGGCCTGACCTGGGATGGCCCGGTCATATTTCAGTCGGCGCGGCTTGCTGCCTATGAGCTGGCTTTGTCGCAGCTGCGTGAAAGGGGCCTGCTCTATCCCTGTTTCTGCACCCGCGCCGACATCGCGGCCAGCAGCACCGCGCCGCACGGCCCTGCCGGTACGGTCTATCCCGGCACGTGCCGGTTGCTCGACCCGGCGATACGACAGGCAAGGCTGGCGACCGAGCCGCACGCCTGGCGGATCGACATGGTGAGGGCGGTCGCGGCGATCGGAGGAGTCGAAGGACTGGTGTGGCGCGACGAACTGGCCGGGGTCGTGCCGGCCGACCCGCTGGCGCATGGCGATGTCGTGCTTGGGCGCAAGGATGCGCCGGCAAGCTATCACCTCGCGGTGACGGTTGACGATGCGGCGCAGGGCGTGACGCATATCGTGCGCGGCGTGGATCTGTTCGAGGCGACGCATGTGCATCGCGTGCTGCAGGCGCTGCTCGACCTGCCGGTGCCAGTCTATCGCCATCATGCGCTGCTGACCGATGCGGCGGGCAACCGGCTCGCCAAGCGCCATGGCGCACCGTCCCTGGCGAGTCTGTATGCGGCCGGACAGGACGGCTCCGTGCTCGCCGCCATGCTGCGCCGCGGGCAGGCACCGCCCGGCTTTGCGCTGCCGCCGGCTTAG
- a CDS encoding HNH endonuclease, translating to MYHPDLIRHPDSCPALVLNADYTPLSYYPLSVWPWQTAIKAVFLDRVDIVAQYEREVRSPTARLKLPSVIALKSYVRPSAFPAFTRFNVFLRDKFACQYCGSGHDLTFDHIIPRAQGGRTTWENVATACAPCNLKKGGRTPKQANMPLHIAAIRPTSWQMQEHGRRFPPNYLHDTWHDWLYWDVELEA from the coding sequence ATGTATCATCCCGATCTGATCCGGCACCCCGACAGTTGCCCGGCGCTGGTGCTGAACGCCGATTACACTCCACTCAGCTATTACCCGCTTTCGGTCTGGCCATGGCAGACGGCGATCAAGGCGGTGTTTCTCGACCGGGTCGATATCGTTGCGCAATATGAGCGCGAGGTGCGCAGCCCGACGGCGCGGCTCAAGCTGCCCTCGGTCATCGCGCTCAAATCCTATGTCCGGCCAAGCGCCTTTCCCGCCTTCACGCGGTTCAACGTGTTCCTGCGCGACAAATTCGCCTGTCAATATTGCGGCAGCGGCCATGACCTGACCTTCGACCATATCATTCCCCGCGCACAGGGCGGGCGGACGACCTGGGAGAATGTCGCGACCGCCTGCGCACCGTGCAATCTGAAGAAGGGCGGGCGCACGCCCAAACAGGCCAATATGCCACTGCATATCGCCGCGATCCGCCCGACCAGCTGGCAGATGCAGGAACATGGCCGGCGTTTCCCGCCCAATTATCTCCACGATACCTGGCATGACTGGCTCTATTGGGATGTCGAGCTGGAGGCATGA
- the ppc gene encoding phosphoenolpyruvate carboxylase, with protein MTELPPITNNPDIRFLGKLLGDVIRAYGGEKLFLRTEYIRAASVDRHRGVEGAGETDLGLDRLSLDETLDFVRGFMLFSMLANLAEDRQGVAAEAGADLESALKRLADEGIDHQAVMALLDRALVVPVLTAHPTEVRRKSMIDHRNRIAELMALKDRGLDATIEGDQVDEAILRQIALLWQTRVLRRERLYVTDEVETALSYLRDVFLPTLPALYQKWDRALGERTPSFLRPGSWIGGDRDGNPFVTADSLRAALAKASEAVLGHYLEAVNALGAELSISTDIADTDAEVRRLADASGDSAQSRADEPYRRALSGIYARLTATHQALTGKPAPRPSPLKGEAYPDPKAFRADLVAIAHGLAADGGGALSSGGALGRLIRAVETFGFHLATLDLRQNSAVHERVVAELLKVAGVEADYLALDEAARVSLLRAELSNARPLTSSFADYSEETTGELAIVRAAAEAHARYGAGCITNYIVSMAQSVSDLLEINLMLKEFGLYRPGPSPTAAIMAVPLFETIGDLEAAPRIMTDWLGLPEIAAIARARGHQEVMIGYSDSNKDGGYLTSTWSLSKASTALKPVFEQAGVAMQLFHGRGGAVGRGGGSSFAAIRAQPPGTVQGRIRITEQGEVIAGKYGTRESAATNLEAMASATLLASLEPDQLSSADTARFGAAMDTISGTAFKAYRDLVYGTEGFRTFFRQMTPIVEISGLKIGSRPASRKQSDAIEDLRAIPWVFSWAQARVMLPGWYGVGHAIAAFPDKALLADMAEGWPFFAASLANMEMVLAKSDMRIAERYATLVEDEALRDGVFGAIRSGWDKAHDGLLEITGQSRLLAKHPALDESIRLRLPYIEPLNLLQIELIKRRRAGETDERIGEGILLSINAIATALRNSG; from the coding sequence ATGACCGAACTGCCCCCGATCACCAACAATCCCGATATCCGCTTCCTCGGCAAACTGCTTGGCGATGTGATCCGCGCCTATGGCGGCGAGAAGCTGTTCCTGCGCACCGAATATATCCGTGCCGCTTCGGTCGACCGGCATCGCGGGGTCGAGGGCGCCGGGGAAACCGATCTCGGGCTCGACCGGCTCAGCCTGGACGAGACGCTCGATTTCGTGCGTGGTTTCATGCTCTTCTCGATGCTCGCCAATCTCGCCGAGGATCGCCAGGGAGTCGCCGCCGAAGCGGGCGCCGATCTGGAATCCGCGCTCAAGCGGCTCGCCGATGAGGGAATCGATCATCAAGCGGTGATGGCACTGCTCGATCGCGCGCTGGTCGTCCCGGTGCTCACTGCGCATCCGACCGAGGTGCGGCGCAAGAGCATGATCGATCATCGCAACCGCATTGCCGAACTGATGGCGCTGAAGGATCGCGGCCTCGACGCGACGATCGAGGGCGATCAGGTCGATGAGGCGATCCTGCGCCAGATCGCGCTGCTGTGGCAGACCCGCGTGCTGCGCCGCGAGCGGCTTTACGTCACCGATGAGGTGGAGACCGCACTGAGCTATCTGCGCGATGTATTCCTGCCGACCCTGCCCGCGCTCTACCAGAAATGGGACCGGGCGCTGGGTGAGCGTACGCCCAGCTTCCTGCGCCCCGGCAGCTGGATCGGCGGGGACCGCGACGGTAATCCCTTCGTCACCGCCGACAGCCTGCGCGCCGCTTTGGCCAAGGCGAGCGAAGCGGTGCTTGGCCATTATCTCGAGGCGGTGAACGCGCTCGGTGCCGAATTATCGATCTCGACCGATATCGCCGATACCGATGCCGAGGTGCGCCGCCTGGCCGATGCGAGCGGCGACAGCGCGCAGAGTCGCGCCGACGAGCCGTATCGCCGTGCGCTGTCGGGCATTTACGCGCGCCTGACCGCAACGCATCAGGCATTGACCGGCAAACCCGCACCGCGTCCGTCGCCGCTCAAGGGTGAGGCCTATCCCGATCCAAAGGCGTTCCGCGCCGATCTCGTCGCGATCGCGCATGGCCTGGCGGCGGACGGCGGTGGCGCGCTCTCGTCGGGTGGTGCGCTCGGCCGTCTGATCCGCGCAGTCGAGACCTTCGGCTTCCACCTCGCCACGCTCGACCTGCGCCAGAACAGCGCGGTGCATGAGCGCGTGGTTGCCGAACTGCTCAAGGTTGCGGGGGTCGAGGCGGACTATCTCGCGCTCGACGAAGCGGCGCGGGTCTCGTTGCTGCGCGCCGAATTGTCCAATGCGCGGCCGCTGACCAGCAGCTTCGCTGATTATTCGGAGGAAACGACCGGCGAGCTTGCCATCGTCCGCGCCGCCGCCGAGGCGCATGCGAGATACGGCGCGGGCTGTATCACCAACTATATCGTCTCGATGGCGCAGTCGGTGTCCGACCTGCTCGAGATCAACCTGATGCTGAAGGAATTCGGCCTCTACCGCCCCGGCCCGTCACCGACCGCCGCTATCATGGCGGTGCCGCTGTTCGAGACGATCGGCGATCTGGAGGCGGCGCCCAGGATCATGACCGACTGGCTCGGCCTGCCCGAGATTGCCGCGATCGCGCGCGCGCGCGGACATCAGGAAGTGATGATCGGCTATTCGGATTCGAACAAGGATGGCGGCTATCTCACCTCAACCTGGAGCCTGAGCAAGGCGTCGACCGCATTGAAGCCGGTGTTCGAACAGGCGGGCGTGGCGATGCAGTTGTTCCATGGCCGCGGCGGCGCGGTCGGGCGTGGCGGCGGTTCGTCCTTCGCCGCGATCCGCGCGCAACCGCCGGGCACGGTGCAGGGCCGTATCCGCATCACCGAACAGGGCGAAGTGATCGCCGGCAAATACGGCACGCGCGAAAGCGCGGCGACCAATCTCGAGGCGATGGCGTCGGCGACCCTGCTCGCCAGCCTCGAACCGGACCAGCTTTCGTCCGCCGATACGGCGCGCTTCGGCGCAGCGATGGACACCATCTCCGGCACCGCGTTCAAGGCGTATCGCGACCTGGTCTATGGCACCGAGGGCTTCCGCACCTTCTTCCGCCAGATGACGCCGATCGTCGAGATCTCCGGCCTGAAGATCGGCAGCCGCCCGGCAAGCCGCAAACAGTCCGATGCGATCGAGGATCTGCGCGCGATTCCCTGGGTGTTCAGCTGGGCGCAGGCGCGCGTCATGCTGCCCGGTTGGTACGGTGTCGGCCATGCCATCGCCGCCTTTCCCGACAAGGCGCTGCTGGCCGACATGGCCGAGGGCTGGCCGTTCTTCGCCGCAAGCCTTGCCAATATGGAAATGGTGCTGGCCAAGTCCGATATGCGCATCGCCGAACGCTATGCCACACTGGTCGAGGATGAGGCGTTGCGCGATGGCGTGTTCGGCGCGATCCGATCGGGATGGGACAAGGCGCATGACGGGCTGCTGGAGATCACCGGCCAGTCGCGGCTGCTCGCCAAGCATCCCGCGCTGGACGAATCGATCCGACTGCGCCTGCCCTATATCGAACCGCTCAACCTGTTGCAGATCGAACTGATCAAGCGCCGCCGCGCGGGCGAGACCGACGAACGGATCGGCGAAGGCATCTTGCTGTCGATCAATGCGATCGCGACGGCGCTGAGGAACTCGGGCTGA
- a CDS encoding acyl-CoA thioesterase — MPFTLTITASPDDIDELGHVNNAVWVKWIQDIAVTHWTTIASAEQQAAYIWVVTRHEIDYRGNVGAGETVTGETWVPEPPRGARFDRHVRFTGPDGKVKVEAVSTWALLDRATGRLQRVRPELAAPFLT; from the coding sequence ATGCCCTTCACCCTCACCATCACCGCGTCCCCCGACGACATCGATGAACTCGGTCACGTCAACAATGCGGTGTGGGTGAAGTGGATCCAGGACATCGCCGTCACGCACTGGACGACGATTGCTTCGGCCGAACAGCAGGCGGCCTATATCTGGGTCGTGACCCGGCATGAGATCGACTATCGCGGCAATGTCGGCGCCGGGGAAACGGTGACCGGCGAAACCTGGGTGCCGGAGCCGCCACGTGGCGCGCGTTTCGACCGCCATGTTCGCTTCACCGGGCCTGACGGCAAGGTGAAGGTCGAGGCGGTGTCGACCTGGGCGCTGCTCGACCGCGCGACGGGGCGGCTGCAGCGCGTCCGCCCGGAGCTGGCCGCGCCGTTCCTCACTTGA
- a CDS encoding S9 family peptidase — translation MTVSTPPIAERRQHSFTTHGVTIEDPYAWLKDPGYPEVTDKDVLAYLEAENAYFENVMAPHKALTDRLYEEMKGRIKEDDASVPQKDGDWLYWTAFETGGQYRKWWRKPVTGGEDVLILDEPALAEGKEYFRLGAFSVSEDGRYLAYAIDDNGSERFEVRVKDLTSGDHLPDVIPGMLSEIVWTSDSTGFLYGLANDQWRTDNVRYHKLGTPIADDVELFKEADEGFRVGVSETSSRKWIVLASGDHVTSEVYLLPANEPLATPLLVSARKVGREYDVDEHDGTLFIHTNDTDPNFRLCTASIEAPGEWTELIGPSRHFYMTGVECFRDFFIVDGREDGLDQIEIHSYEGGLPKRIAFPEASYDAGLGNNPEYDMQVLRVGYESMVTPGTEYDYDVATGTLTTLKVQEIPSGYDASKYATERLRITARDGTEVPVSIVYPKDFPRDGSAPLFLYAYGAYGYAIPPGFSTGRLSLLDRGFAYAIAHIRGGDDLGQQWYLDGKLEKRANTFNDFVDVAKGLIADGWTSAGKIAIAGRSAGGELMGAVVNSDPELWGAVIADVPFVDVLNTMLDADLPLTPGEWPEWGNPIEDKAAFELIQGYSPYDQVTAQAYPPMFISGGLNDPRVTYWEPAKWAAKLRATKTDDNLLLLKTNMGAGHGGKSGRFESLREAAEEHAFVLWQLGVEA, via the coding sequence ATGACAGTCTCAACGCCTCCCATCGCCGAACGGCGCCAGCACAGCTTCACCACCCACGGCGTCACGATCGAAGATCCTTACGCCTGGCTCAAGGATCCGGGGTACCCGGAGGTCACCGACAAGGATGTGCTCGCCTATCTCGAGGCCGAGAACGCCTATTTCGAGAACGTGATGGCGCCGCACAAGGCGCTGACCGACCGGCTCTATGAAGAGATGAAGGGGCGCATCAAGGAGGATGATGCGTCGGTCCCGCAAAAGGATGGCGACTGGCTTTACTGGACCGCGTTCGAAACCGGCGGCCAGTATCGCAAATGGTGGCGCAAGCCCGTGACGGGCGGTGAGGATGTGTTGATCCTCGACGAACCGGCTTTGGCCGAGGGCAAGGAATATTTCCGGCTCGGCGCTTTCTCGGTCAGCGAGGATGGGCGTTATCTCGCTTATGCGATCGACGATAATGGCTCGGAGCGGTTCGAGGTGCGGGTCAAGGACCTGACCAGCGGCGATCATCTGCCCGATGTCATTCCCGGCATGTTGTCGGAAATCGTCTGGACCTCGGATTCGACCGGCTTCCTCTACGGTCTCGCCAATGACCAATGGCGCACCGACAATGTGCGGTATCACAAGCTCGGCACGCCGATCGCCGACGATGTGGAGCTGTTCAAGGAAGCCGATGAAGGCTTCCGCGTCGGTGTGTCGGAGACCAGCTCGCGTAAATGGATCGTCCTCGCCAGCGGTGACCATGTGACGAGCGAAGTCTATCTGCTGCCCGCCAACGAACCGCTCGCCACGCCCTTGCTGGTGTCGGCGCGGAAAGTGGGGCGCGAATATGATGTCGATGAGCATGACGGCACGCTCTTCATCCACACCAACGATACCGACCCGAACTTCCGCCTGTGCACCGCAAGCATCGAAGCGCCCGGCGAATGGACTGAACTGATCGGTCCGTCGCGGCATTTCTACATGACCGGGGTGGAATGCTTCCGCGACTTCTTCATCGTCGACGGGCGTGAAGACGGCCTCGATCAGATCGAGATCCATTCCTATGAGGGCGGCCTGCCGAAGCGGATCGCCTTTCCCGAGGCGAGCTATGACGCGGGGCTCGGCAACAATCCCGAATATGACATGCAGGTGCTGCGCGTCGGCTATGAATCGATGGTCACGCCGGGCACCGAATATGATTATGACGTCGCGACCGGCACCCTGACCACGCTCAAGGTGCAGGAAATCCCGAGCGGTTACGACGCGAGCAAATACGCGACCGAGCGGCTCAGGATCACCGCGCGCGACGGCACCGAGGTGCCGGTGTCGATCGTCTATCCCAAGGACTTTCCGCGCGACGGCTCGGCGCCGCTCTTCCTCTATGCCTATGGCGCGTACGGCTATGCCATCCCGCCGGGCTTCTCGACCGGTCGATTGTCATTGCTCGATCGCGGCTTCGCTTATGCCATCGCGCATATCCGCGGCGGTGACGATCTCGGCCAGCAATGGTATCTCGACGGCAAGTTGGAGAAGCGCGCCAACACCTTCAACGATTTCGTCGATGTCGCGAAGGGCCTGATCGCGGACGGCTGGACCAGCGCTGGGAAGATCGCCATCGCTGGTCGCTCGGCCGGCGGCGAACTGATGGGCGCGGTGGTCAATTCCGACCCTGAGCTATGGGGTGCGGTGATCGCCGATGTGCCGTTCGTCGATGTGCTCAACACCATGCTCGATGCGGATCTGCCGCTGACCCCGGGCGAATGGCCCGAATGGGGTAACCCGATCGAGGACAAGGCAGCGTTCGAGCTGATCCAGGGCTATTCGCCCTATGATCAGGTCACGGCCCAGGCCTATCCGCCGATGTTCATCTCGGGCGGCCTGAACGACCCGCGCGTGACCTATTGGGAACCGGCGAAATGGGCAGCGAAGCTGCGCGCGACCAAGACGGACGACAATCTGCTACTGCTCAAGACCAATATGGGGGCGGGGCATGGCGGCAAGTCGGGCCGGTTCGAAAGCCTGCGCGAAGCGGCGGAGGAGCATGCGTTCGTGCTGTGGCAATTGGGGGTCGAAGCCTGA
- a CDS encoding GFA family protein, which translates to MPGTAKGIEVHPDFHDKWTGRMISRTASCHCGQLDLTCAGDPRKISMCHCVQCQRRTGSLFSVAVFYARDQVTIDTGTTHSFERQSASGFPVAFHFCPQCGSNLFWEPARMPHLIGVAAGAFADPGFPPPEQAVWMKESHPWLILPDRIAAFDTNPPPRA; encoded by the coding sequence TTGCCCGGCACGGCCAAAGGCATAGAAGTCCATCCTGATTTTCACGATAAGTGGACCGGCCGCATGATCTCCCGCACCGCCAGCTGCCATTGCGGACAACTCGACCTGACATGCGCGGGCGACCCGCGAAAGATTTCCATGTGTCACTGCGTGCAATGCCAACGCCGGACCGGCAGCCTGTTCAGCGTCGCCGTCTTCTATGCCCGCGACCAGGTGACGATCGATACCGGAACGACGCACAGCTTCGAACGCCAGTCCGCCAGTGGGTTTCCGGTTGCATTCCATTTCTGTCCCCAGTGCGGCTCGAACCTGTTCTGGGAGCCGGCGCGGATGCCGCATCTGATCGGGGTTGCCGCCGGCGCGTTTGCCGATCCGGGCTTTCCGCCGCCGGAGCAAGCGGTGTGGATGAAGGAAAGCCATCCCTGGCTCATCCTTCCGGACAGGATCGCGGCCTTCGACACCAATCCGCCGCCTCGCGCCTGA
- a CDS encoding glycine-rich domain-containing protein, with the protein MSETPRLPSAVLDHPVWSKLFHYTIGPENAALSFEQRLARENGWRADFTRRVIEEYHRFVFLATVAGHEVTPSDAVDQAWHLHLTYTRDYWERFCPTVIGRPLHHGPTAGGADEQHRFFDQYAATLAAYEHWFGQTPPADIWPDARRRFFRDPLARRVDPATAFILPRRTTLVVLGALAILALSILWLSLT; encoded by the coding sequence ATGAGCGAGACCCCGCGTCTGCCCTCTGCGGTGCTTGACCACCCAGTCTGGTCGAAGCTCTTCCATTACACCATCGGTCCTGAAAACGCCGCGCTATCCTTCGAACAGCGCCTGGCGCGCGAGAACGGCTGGCGCGCCGATTTCACGCGCCGCGTGATCGAAGAATATCACCGCTTCGTCTTTCTCGCGACCGTAGCGGGCCATGAGGTGACGCCGTCCGATGCGGTCGATCAGGCGTGGCACCTGCACCTCACGTACACGCGCGACTATTGGGAGCGCTTCTGCCCGACCGTCATCGGGCGGCCGCTGCATCACGGCCCGACCGCCGGCGGCGCGGACGAGCAGCACCGCTTCTTCGACCAATATGCGGCGACGCTTGCAGCCTATGAACACTGGTTCGGCCAGACACCGCCGGCGGACATCTGGCCCGATGCGCGCCGCCGCTTCTTTCGTGACCCGCTTGCGCGCCGTGTGGATCCCGCCACCGCCTTCATCCTGCCACGCCGCACCACGCTGGTTGTGCTCGGCGCGCTCGCCATCCTTGCACTTTCGATCTTGTGGCTGTCCCTGACGTGA
- a CDS encoding TIGR04222 domain-containing membrane protein: MSLGPFDLPGPEFLLLYVTLLFLVIAAGRIIPRWLKPEGRDGMIHDPDQLALLGGGKMRLADTVVARMLQKGLLAVPDKHGFAIGGLPSGQNALERAVLALPSPLHWPTLATTIAGNAAPVERALIDRGLLMDQATMLQMRFWQTLPYLMLLVFGATKWEVGTLRDKPVGFLTILLVITAVLAVVRWVRIDRLTRGGRAVLRRARDQADRLRRAPLPQETDLAVALFGTTVLVGSSWSGFHTMRSQPGSDGGSSGGGGDGGGGSGCGGGGCGGCGGG, encoded by the coding sequence ATGTCGCTCGGACCTTTCGACTTGCCCGGACCCGAATTCCTGCTTCTCTATGTGACCCTGCTGTTCCTGGTGATCGCCGCCGGGCGGATCATCCCGCGCTGGCTGAAGCCCGAAGGGCGCGACGGCATGATCCACGATCCGGATCAGCTCGCACTGCTCGGCGGCGGCAAGATGCGCCTCGCCGATACGGTCGTCGCCCGAATGCTGCAGAAGGGGCTCCTCGCGGTCCCCGACAAGCACGGCTTCGCGATCGGCGGTCTGCCCAGCGGACAGAATGCGCTCGAACGCGCGGTGCTCGCACTCCCCTCACCGCTCCACTGGCCGACGCTTGCCACAACCATCGCCGGGAATGCCGCACCGGTCGAACGCGCGTTGATCGATCGCGGGCTGCTGATGGACCAGGCGACAATGCTCCAGATGCGTTTCTGGCAGACCCTGCCCTATCTGATGCTGCTCGTCTTTGGCGCGACCAAATGGGAAGTGGGCACATTGCGCGACAAGCCGGTCGGTTTCCTGACGATCCTGCTGGTGATCACCGCGGTGCTCGCGGTGGTCCGCTGGGTCCGCATCGACCGGCTGACCCGGGGCGGTCGCGCCGTGCTCAGGCGCGCGCGCGACCAGGCCGATCGTCTGCGCCGCGCGCCGCTGCCGCAGGAAACCGATCTTGCGGTCGCGCTGTTCGGGACGACGGTGCTGGTCGGGTCGAGCTGGTCGGGCTTTCACACCATGCGCAGCCAGCCGGGCAGTGATGGCGGGTCGAGCGGCGGTGGCGGTGATGGCGGTGGCGGGAGCGGCTGTGGCGGCGGTGGGTGCGGCGGCTGCGGCGGCGGCTGA